A single Thermus hydrothermalis DNA region contains:
- a CDS encoding YbaN family protein, which yields MRLVYLLLGLLFTGLGFLGTVLPVLPATPLFLVAVYLFSRSHPGLERWLLSLPRIGPLLQNYREGRGIPLRTKRLASGLALAAALFGTLSLPHPWVRILVLLLIAYGIYFLWWRIPTLAPQEDPKHQ from the coding sequence ATGCGGCTCGTTTATCTCCTACTCGGCCTACTCTTCACCGGGTTAGGGTTTTTGGGAACCGTGCTTCCCGTCCTCCCCGCCACCCCGCTGTTCCTGGTCGCCGTTTATCTCTTTTCCCGCAGCCACCCTGGCTTGGAACGCTGGCTGCTCTCCTTGCCCAGGATCGGCCCTCTGCTCCAGAACTACCGGGAAGGCCGCGGCATACCCCTCCGCACCAAACGCTTAGCCAGCGGCCTAGCCTTGGCAGCGGCGCTTTTCGGCACCCTTAGCCTCCCCCACCCTTGGGTCCGGATCCTCGTGCTCCTCCTCATTGCCTATGGGATCTACTTCCTCTGGTGGCGGATCCCCACCCTAGCGCCGCAAGAAGATCCAAAACACCAATAG
- a CDS encoding multicopper oxidase domain-containing protein, whose amino-acid sequence MKGARFLLVAAVALGVPALAAVKRFELTAQSSVFPVDEGVYVKGFSFNGMSPGPMLVVEEGDTVEIVLKNVDSVAHGLSIHAANTQTSKFLGNVQPGEERVFRFTADFPGVFMYHCAPGGHGIMAHTMGGQHGMIVVEPKKKYRLEAELKRPPDLKLYIVQSEWYASGRDFFDGKATYVVFNGYNFRYVNEPIPVRPGDYVRIYFLNAGPSLTSTFHVVGGVWEYIYYQGNPDNVMKGSQTVLAGPSDSWVIEWRVPPVEGDYTLVTHVFNTAIKGAVGILRAKKDAPRVRTVPAEGPKALTAIPADAKRVLDPYGLGTPDHEHTVRLPLDPALAQPVTVGAKALDPLPVRVQMVGNSFYPKILEIPVGTTVEFVNEDVFDLLEGERTGRHDAVVINVQGPEPFVTPKLGHGERYRITFTQPGEYTYICSIHPYMKGIIRVYEPAQRAETSQHQH is encoded by the coding sequence ATGAAAGGTGCAAGGTTCCTGTTGGTGGCGGCTGTGGCCCTTGGGGTGCCTGCCTTAGCAGCGGTCAAACGTTTTGAGCTGACGGCGCAAAGCAGCGTGTTCCCCGTGGACGAGGGGGTTTACGTAAAGGGGTTTTCCTTTAACGGCATGAGCCCAGGGCCCATGCTGGTGGTGGAAGAGGGCGATACTGTGGAGATAGTTCTCAAGAACGTGGATAGCGTAGCCCACGGGCTCTCCATCCACGCCGCTAACACTCAGACCTCCAAATTCCTGGGCAACGTCCAGCCGGGGGAGGAGCGGGTCTTTCGTTTCACCGCTGACTTCCCGGGGGTCTTCATGTACCACTGCGCCCCGGGTGGGCACGGGATTATGGCCCATACCATGGGTGGCCAGCACGGCATGATTGTGGTGGAGCCGAAGAAGAAGTACCGCCTCGAGGCCGAACTAAAACGCCCGCCTGACCTCAAGCTCTACATTGTCCAGAGCGAGTGGTACGCTTCGGGAAGGGACTTCTTTGATGGCAAGGCCACCTATGTGGTTTTCAACGGGTACAACTTCCGCTACGTTAACGAGCCCATTCCCGTGCGGCCGGGCGACTACGTGCGCATCTACTTCCTTAACGCCGGTCCCAGCCTCACCAGCACCTTCCACGTGGTGGGGGGCGTTTGGGAGTACATCTACTACCAGGGCAACCCAGACAACGTCATGAAAGGCAGCCAGACCGTGCTGGCGGGTCCTTCGGACTCCTGGGTTATTGAGTGGCGGGTGCCTCCGGTGGAAGGGGACTATACCCTGGTAACCCACGTCTTCAATACCGCCATCAAGGGAGCAGTGGGAATATTGCGGGCCAAGAAGGACGCCCCGCGGGTGCGCACGGTGCCGGCGGAGGGGCCGAAGGCCCTCACCGCCATCCCTGCGGACGCGAAGCGGGTGCTGGACCCCTACGGTCTGGGAACCCCTGACCACGAGCACACGGTTCGCTTGCCCCTGGACCCCGCCTTGGCCCAACCCGTGACCGTGGGGGCAAAGGCCCTGGATCCCTTGCCCGTGCGGGTACAGATGGTAGGCAACTCCTTCTATCCCAAGATCTTGGAAATCCCCGTGGGAACCACGGTGGAGTTCGTCAACGAGGACGTCTTTGACCTCTTGGAAGGAGAGCGCACGGGACGGCACGACGCCGTGGTCATCAACGTTCAAGGGCCCGAGCCCTTTGTTACCCCCAAGCTGGGTCACGGGGAGCGGTACCGCATTACCTTTACCCAGCCCGGAGAGTACACCTACATCTGCAGCATCCACCCCTACATGAAGGGGATCATCCGGGTGTACGAACCCGCGCAGCGGGCTGAAACCTCGCAACACCAGCACTAG